ACTCGTCGCCATCGAGGTGGGGCACCTCAAGAACAAGGTCATGATCGAGGGCTACACGGACGCGCGTCCCTACGTGAACCCCGATTATACAAACTGGGAACTGAGCGCGGACCGGGCGAACGCGGCCAGGCGCATCCTCGAACAAAACGGGGTCGGGAAGGGCCAGATCGTTCAGGTGCGCGGCTTTGCCGACCGAAACCTCAAGCACCCCGAAAAGCCTCTCGATTTCGGAAACAGGAGGGTGAGCATACTTGTCGCGACGACGGAGCCAAAGCCATCGGATACCATCACTCCTGCGGCTCCCGCTGTCACGCCACAGAAGCAAACGGTGGCCCCCGCGTCCCCGGAGGTGGCACCGAAGATAGAGGCCAAATGATGGGGAACCCCGTGGTGCGCATACTTCTCGTAGATGATGACAGTAAGTTCCGCGGTGTTTTCGCGAAGTTCTTCGCCCGCTATCCCGACTTCGAGATCTATGAAGCAGCCAACGGACAGGAGGGACTCTACAAGGCCCGGGACATCCTTCCCGACCTCATCCTGAGCGACTACGACATGCCCCTGCTCGACGGCATGGAATTCTGCCGCAACATCCGCAACACCCCCGAGACCGCCCCGGCGTTCTTCCTCTTTCTCACCGCGGAGAAGGATGAAAAACTGAAGGTCCAGGCCTTTGAGTGCGGCGCGGACGACTACATAGAAAAATCCACCCCGCCCGTCATCCTGACAAGCAAGATCCGGGCATT
The Syntrophorhabdus sp. DNA segment above includes these coding regions:
- a CDS encoding OmpA family protein, encoding LVAIEVGHLKNKVMIEGYTDARPYVNPDYTNWELSADRANAARRILEQNGVGKGQIVQVRGFADRNLKHPEKPLDFGNRRVSILVATTEPKPSDTITPAAPAVTPQKQTVAPASPEVAPKIEAK